A genomic window from Microbacterium sp. H1-D42 includes:
- a CDS encoding GNAT family N-acetyltransferase has translation MDSLRLRRWTADDIDLLHAANTPEMTVNLNGPETEQQIDERNARYLRLGDAGEARMFVIIDDDDHRLGSIGYWHVDWRGEPSLETGWFVLPEAQGHGVASRALALLIDDVREHRRARRYLTAFPAVGNAGSNGVCRRGGFAHVGVLTETFREADLIVNEWVLDLTEG, from the coding sequence ATGGACTCGCTGCGACTGCGCCGGTGGACGGCTGATGACATCGATCTGCTGCACGCCGCTAACACTCCTGAGATGACGGTGAACCTGAACGGACCCGAGACGGAGCAGCAGATCGACGAGCGCAACGCTCGTTACCTGCGGTTGGGGGATGCCGGCGAGGCGAGGATGTTCGTCATCATCGATGACGACGACCACAGGCTCGGGTCGATCGGGTACTGGCACGTGGATTGGCGCGGTGAGCCGTCGCTGGAGACGGGATGGTTCGTGCTGCCCGAGGCGCAGGGGCATGGCGTGGCCTCCAGAGCACTCGCGCTGCTCATCGACGACGTTCGCGAGCACCGGAGAGCACGGCGATACCTGACGGCGTTTCCCGCAGTCGGCAATGCCGGCTCGAACGGTGTCTGCCGTCGTGGCGGGTTCGCCCACGTCGGTGTCCTGACCGAGACTTTTCGCGAGGCCGATCTGATCGTCAATGAATGGGTGCTGGATCTGACCGAGGGATGA
- a CDS encoding TetR/AcrR family transcriptional regulator yields the protein MIEIPESVRARGYATGNATKQLIVARAAEAFAQTGFYGTSLRAISREAGVDHSTLLHHFGSKVALLLAVLEWHDTQSMPADLPDEVTAEVIVAGFAAVARQNEQTPGLVALLSTLSAEAGASDHPARAALRERHEIIVGIIGSAIRAQRDAGAVADDGLTPEQSAAVAVATWEGLQVYSALHPGELDVPAIVERTLRHALGLS from the coding sequence GTGATCGAGATTCCCGAGTCGGTGCGTGCGCGCGGTTACGCCACCGGCAACGCGACAAAGCAGCTGATCGTCGCGCGAGCAGCTGAGGCGTTTGCGCAGACCGGCTTCTACGGCACCTCCCTGCGCGCCATCTCCCGCGAAGCGGGCGTCGACCACTCGACGCTGCTGCATCATTTCGGCAGCAAGGTGGCCCTGCTGCTGGCCGTGCTCGAGTGGCACGACACACAGAGCATGCCCGCTGATCTGCCCGACGAGGTCACCGCCGAGGTGATCGTCGCCGGGTTCGCTGCCGTAGCCAGGCAGAACGAGCAGACACCGGGACTGGTCGCGCTGCTCTCCACGCTGTCCGCCGAGGCAGGGGCATCCGATCATCCTGCGCGCGCGGCGCTGCGCGAGCGCCACGAGATCATCGTCGGCATCATCGGATCGGCGATCCGTGCGCAGCGCGACGCCGGCGCTGTCGCCGATGACGGCCTCACCCCCGAACAGAGCGCTGCCGTCGCCGTCGCCACCTGGGAGGGACTGCAGGTCTACAGCGCGCTGCACCCCGGCGAGCTCGACGTGCCTGCGATCGTCGAGCGAACCCTGCGTCACGCGCTCGGGTTGAGCTGA
- the nrdF gene encoding class 1b ribonucleoside-diphosphate reductase subunit beta, with the protein MTPSPKLQLVDHVQAINWNRIEDEKDLEVWNRLTGNFWLPEKVPLSNDIQSWNTLTPDEQLLTMRVFTGLTLLDTIQGTVGAVSLIPDALTPHEEAVYTNIAFMESVHAKSYSSIFSTLASTKEIDEAFRWSVENQNLQKKAQIIVDYYRGDDPLKRKVASTLLESFLFYSGFYLPIYWSSKAKLTNTADLIRLIIRDEAVHGYYIGYKYQRGLETETPERREELKEYTFNLMYELYENEVQYTQDLYDGVGLTEDVKKFLHYNANKALMNLGYEAMFPSTVTNVNPAILSALSPNSDENHDFFSGSGSSYVIGKAEATEDDDWDF; encoded by the coding sequence ATGACTCCCTCTCCGAAGCTTCAGCTGGTCGACCACGTGCAGGCGATCAACTGGAACCGCATCGAGGACGAGAAGGACCTCGAGGTCTGGAACCGTCTGACCGGCAACTTCTGGCTGCCTGAGAAGGTGCCGCTGTCGAACGACATCCAGTCGTGGAACACGCTGACACCAGACGAGCAGCTGCTGACCATGCGCGTGTTCACCGGTCTGACGCTGCTGGACACCATCCAGGGCACGGTCGGCGCCGTCTCGCTGATCCCGGACGCACTGACCCCGCACGAGGAGGCGGTGTACACCAACATCGCCTTCATGGAGTCGGTGCACGCGAAGAGCTACTCGTCGATCTTCTCGACCCTCGCGTCGACGAAGGAGATCGACGAGGCGTTCCGCTGGTCTGTCGAGAACCAGAACCTGCAGAAGAAGGCGCAGATCATCGTCGACTACTACCGTGGTGACGACCCGCTCAAGCGCAAGGTCGCCTCCACGCTGCTGGAGTCGTTCCTGTTCTACTCTGGCTTCTACCTGCCGATCTACTGGTCGTCGAAGGCGAAGCTGACGAACACTGCCGACCTCATCCGCCTCATCATCCGTGACGAGGCCGTGCACGGCTACTACATCGGCTACAAGTACCAGCGCGGACTCGAGACCGAGACGCCGGAGCGCCGCGAGGAGCTCAAGGAGTACACGTTCAACCTGATGTACGAGCTCTACGAGAACGAGGTGCAGTACACGCAGGACCTCTACGACGGCGTCGGCCTGACCGAGGACGTCAAGAAGTTCCTGCACTACAACGCCAACAAGGCCCTGATGAACCTGGGCTATGAGGCGATGTTCCCCTCGACCGTCACCAACGTGAACCCGGCGATCCTCTCGGCCCTGTCGCCGAACTCCGACGAGAACCACGACTTCTTCTCGGGCTCGGGCTCGTCCTACGTCATCGGCAAGGCCGAAGCCACCGAAGACGACGACTGGGACTTCTGA
- a CDS encoding acyl-CoA desaturase, with amino-acid sequence MISQTQVDATTQIDATETTQGPIRQTYSGNADFPPMAKAYKDVLNVVRDTGLLGRTPVFYALVGVGILLGFGGVITGFILLGDSWLQLLMAAALGILFTQVAFLAHEAAHRQILSSGPANFRLARILAGIVGMSYSWWDSKHTKHHGNPNMVGKDPDIEVDTISFLDEDAARSRGVIRWITQRQGWLFFPLLTLEGLNLHRLSFAHLFSRQPVKGRWTELAIITVRFAVLLVPLFLLLPLGMAFAFYGVMVAVFGVYMGASFAPNHKGMPIIAPGARLDFFSKQVRTSRNVTGGWWATWMFGGLNYQVEHHLFPSMSRLHLSRAREIVRDYCVANNVPYTETTVLRSYGIVIRYLNRVGLAARDPFDCPITAQYRPA; translated from the coding sequence ATCATCTCCCAGACGCAAGTCGACGCGACAACTCAGATTGACGCGACGGAAACGACACAAGGTCCGATTCGACAGACCTACTCCGGCAACGCGGACTTCCCTCCCATGGCGAAGGCGTACAAGGACGTACTGAACGTCGTCCGTGACACCGGCCTCCTGGGCCGCACTCCGGTGTTCTACGCGCTGGTGGGCGTCGGGATCCTGCTCGGTTTCGGTGGCGTGATCACCGGCTTCATCCTGCTGGGCGACAGTTGGCTCCAGCTGCTCATGGCAGCGGCACTCGGCATCCTGTTCACGCAGGTCGCCTTCCTCGCGCACGAGGCGGCGCACCGGCAGATCCTCAGTTCGGGACCCGCGAACTTTCGGCTCGCCAGGATCCTCGCGGGCATCGTCGGCATGAGCTACTCCTGGTGGGACTCCAAGCACACCAAGCATCACGGCAATCCGAACATGGTCGGCAAGGACCCTGACATCGAGGTCGACACGATCTCGTTCCTCGATGAGGACGCTGCGCGCTCTCGCGGTGTCATCCGCTGGATCACCCAGCGCCAGGGCTGGCTTTTCTTCCCACTGCTGACGCTGGAGGGACTGAACCTGCACCGGCTGAGCTTCGCGCATCTGTTCTCCCGCCAGCCGGTCAAGGGCCGTTGGACAGAACTTGCCATCATCACCGTGCGCTTCGCCGTGCTGCTGGTTCCGCTGTTCCTGCTGCTTCCGCTCGGCATGGCCTTCGCCTTCTACGGCGTGATGGTGGCAGTGTTCGGCGTCTACATGGGCGCGTCGTTCGCGCCGAACCACAAGGGGATGCCGATCATCGCCCCCGGAGCACGCCTGGACTTCTTCTCGAAGCAGGTGCGCACCTCGCGCAACGTGACCGGTGGCTGGTGGGCGACATGGATGTTCGGTGGCCTGAACTACCAGGTAGAGCACCACCTGTTCCCGAGCATGTCGCGCCTGCACCTCTCACGAGCCCGTGAGATCGTGCGCGACTACTGCGTTGCCAACAACGTGCCCTACACCGAGACCACGGTGCTGCGCTCGTACGGCATCGTCATCCGGTACCTCAACCGGGTCGGGCTCGCGGCCCGCGACCCGTTCGACTGCCCGATCACCGCGCAGTACCGCCCCGCCTGA
- the nrdI gene encoding class Ib ribonucleoside-diphosphate reductase assembly flavoprotein NrdI, with the protein MSAVATEVPLLVYFSSISGNTARFIEKLDLPSRRIPLHRYEEPLVIDEPFVLVTPTYGGGQGRGEEKGAVPKQVIRFLNDERNRRNIRGVISAGNTNFGEAFCLAGEVISRKCRVPHLYRFEVFGTQDDVDRVSDGLERWWKLQ; encoded by the coding sequence ATGAGCGCGGTCGCCACCGAGGTGCCGCTGCTGGTGTACTTCTCGAGTATCTCGGGCAACACCGCACGGTTCATCGAGAAGCTTGATCTGCCCTCCCGACGCATCCCCCTGCACCGCTACGAGGAGCCGCTCGTCATCGACGAGCCGTTCGTCCTCGTCACCCCGACTTACGGGGGTGGTCAGGGGAGAGGCGAAGAGAAGGGCGCAGTGCCCAAGCAGGTCATCCGGTTCCTCAACGATGAGCGCAACCGGCGGAACATCCGCGGAGTGATCTCCGCGGGCAACACCAACTTCGGCGAGGCGTTCTGCCTGGCCGGCGAGGTCATCAGCCGTAAGTGCCGCGTGCCGCACTTGTATCGGTTCGAAGTATTCGGCACGCAGGACGATGTCGATCGCGTGAGCGACGGATTGGAACGATGGTGGAAGCTACAGTGA
- the nrdE gene encoding class 1b ribonucleoside-diphosphate reductase subunit alpha, with protein sequence MVEATVTDAVEFKVNAAFEGMDYHALNAMLNLYDANGKIQFDADKRAAREYFLQHVNQNTVFFHSLKERLDYLVEKQYYEGAVLDQYSFEFIEKLNNFAYSKKFRFETFLGAFKYYTSYTLKTFDGKRYLERFEDRVVMTALALAEGDEQVALDLVDEIISGRFQPATPTFLNAGKAQRGELVSCFLLRIEDNMESIARGINSSLQLSKRGGGVALLLSNIRESGAPIKQIENQSSGIIPVMKLLEDSFSYANQLGARQGAGAVYLNAHHPDIMRFLDTKRENADEKIRIKTLSLGVVVPDITFDLAKKGEDMYLFSPYDVEKVYGVPFGDISVTEKYHEMVDDSRIKKTKINAREFFQTLAEIQFESGYPYIMFEDTVNKANPIKGRINMSNLCSEILQVNTPTTYNTDLSYDQIGKDISCNLGSMNIALSMDSNDLGKTVETAIRALTAVSTQSHINSVRSIEDGNDRTHAIGLGQMNLHGYLAREHVFYGSEEGIDFTNIYFYTVLFHALKASNKLAIERGETFEGFEDSKYASGEFFDKYIEQAWTPETEKVKELFAGHSIPTQQDWVELKGSIQQHGIFNQNLQAVPPTGSISYINNSTSSIHPIASKVEIRKEGKLGRVYYPAPFMTNDNLEYYEDAYEIGYEKVIDTYAAATQHVDQGLSLTLFFKDTATTRDINRAQIYAWRKGIKTIYYIRLRQMALEGTDMSECVSCML encoded by the coding sequence ATGGTGGAAGCTACAGTGACAGACGCAGTCGAGTTCAAGGTGAACGCCGCGTTCGAGGGCATGGACTATCACGCCCTCAACGCGATGCTGAACCTGTACGACGCGAACGGCAAGATCCAGTTCGACGCCGACAAGCGCGCGGCGCGGGAGTACTTCCTGCAACACGTGAACCAGAACACGGTGTTCTTCCACTCGCTCAAGGAGCGCCTGGACTACCTGGTCGAGAAGCAGTACTACGAGGGTGCCGTCCTCGACCAGTACTCGTTCGAGTTCATCGAGAAGCTCAACAACTTCGCCTACTCGAAGAAGTTCCGCTTCGAGACCTTCCTCGGCGCGTTCAAGTACTACACGAGCTACACGCTGAAGACGTTCGACGGCAAGCGCTACCTCGAGCGCTTCGAGGACCGCGTCGTGATGACCGCACTCGCGCTCGCCGAGGGCGACGAGCAGGTCGCCCTCGACCTCGTCGACGAGATCATCTCTGGCCGCTTCCAGCCGGCCACCCCCACCTTCCTCAACGCGGGCAAGGCACAGCGCGGCGAGCTCGTCAGCTGCTTCCTGCTGCGCATCGAGGACAACATGGAGTCGATCGCCCGTGGCATCAACTCCTCGCTGCAGCTCTCGAAGCGCGGCGGCGGCGTCGCGCTACTGCTCAGCAACATCCGCGAGTCGGGTGCGCCGATCAAGCAGATCGAGAACCAGTCCTCTGGCATCATCCCCGTGATGAAGCTTCTCGAAGACAGCTTCAGCTACGCCAACCAGCTCGGTGCTCGTCAGGGCGCCGGTGCCGTCTACCTCAACGCGCACCACCCCGACATCATGCGCTTCCTCGACACCAAGCGTGAGAACGCCGACGAGAAGATCCGCATCAAGACGCTCTCGCTCGGTGTCGTCGTCCCCGACATCACGTTCGACCTCGCGAAGAAGGGCGAGGACATGTACCTGTTCTCGCCGTACGACGTCGAGAAGGTCTACGGTGTGCCGTTCGGCGACATCTCGGTGACTGAGAAGTACCACGAGATGGTCGACGACTCGCGCATCAAGAAGACGAAGATCAACGCGCGCGAGTTCTTCCAGACCCTCGCCGAGATCCAGTTCGAGTCGGGATACCCGTACATCATGTTCGAGGACACGGTGAACAAGGCGAACCCGATCAAGGGCCGCATCAACATGTCCAACCTGTGCAGTGAGATCCTGCAGGTGAACACCCCGACGACGTACAACACCGACCTGTCGTACGACCAGATCGGCAAGGACATCTCGTGCAACCTCGGCTCGATGAACATCGCGCTGTCGATGGACTCGAACGACCTGGGCAAGACCGTCGAGACGGCGATCCGCGCGCTGACCGCAGTCAGCACGCAGAGCCACATCAACTCGGTCCGCTCGATCGAGGACGGCAACGACCGCACGCACGCCATCGGCCTCGGCCAGATGAACCTGCACGGCTACCTGGCTCGCGAGCACGTGTTCTACGGCTCGGAAGAGGGCATCGACTTCACGAACATCTACTTCTACACGGTGCTGTTCCACGCGCTGAAGGCGTCGAACAAGCTCGCCATCGAGCGCGGCGAGACGTTCGAGGGCTTCGAGGACTCGAAGTACGCGTCGGGGGAGTTCTTCGACAAGTACATCGAGCAGGCGTGGACGCCCGAGACCGAGAAGGTCAAGGAGCTCTTCGCCGGCCACAGCATCCCCACCCAGCAGGACTGGGTGGAGCTGAAGGGCAGCATCCAGCAGCACGGCATCTTCAACCAGAACCTGCAGGCGGTGCCGCCGACCGGGTCGATCTCGTACATCAACAACTCGACGTCGTCGATCCACCCGATCGCGTCGAAGGTCGAGATCCGCAAGGAAGGCAAGCTCGGGCGCGTCTACTACCCGGCGCCGTTCATGACGAACGACAACCTCGAGTACTACGAGGACGCGTACGAGATCGGCTACGAGAAGGTCATCGACACGTACGCCGCGGCAACGCAGCACGTCGACCAGGGCCTGTCGCTGACGCTGTTCTTCAAGGACACCGCCACCACGCGTGACATCAACCGCGCGCAGATCTACGCCTGGCGCAAGGGCATCAAGACGATCTACTACATCCGCCTGCGCCAGATGGCCCTCGAGGGGACCGACATGAGCGAGTGCGTCAGCTGCATGCTCTGA
- a CDS encoding glycoside hydrolase family 3 C-terminal domain-containing protein, translating to MGTPGKDDARIAQMTLAEKASLTSGANFWNTKSIDRLDVPGIMLTDGPHGLRKQGGAADHLGLNASIPATCFPTAAALANSWDRELVHTVGATLGAEAAAEHVSVLLGPGLNIKRNPLAGRNFEYFSEDPLLAGSLAGALVRGIQSRGVAASVKHFAVNSQETHRMSVDEIVDERALHEIYLEGFRIAINEGDAWTVMSAYNRVNGEYANENAHLLDEILRRRWGFDGLVVTDWGGNNDRIAGLRAGNALEMPSTDGVTDREVIRAVESGALDEAVLDARVGELLTLIERTTSAAVEAVDDDAHHELAVEAARRSIVLLKNDDGILPLRSDARRIAVIGDFAAHPRYQGAGSSLVNPTRVDSALDALRTSGLDVIGYEAGFRRMDRKSSGRLRRAVRLAQRADTVLLFLGLDESAEAEGVDRAHMRLAQNQLALVRELTALDVPIIVVLAGGAPVELPFADDVAALVHSSLAGQGGGRAVVDVLTGAVNPSGRLAETFPVRYEDVPSAASFGRTEATSEHREHIYVGYRYFDKVGMPVRFPFGHGLSYTTFEYTALAAGPSSARVTVTNTGDVAGTETVQLYIEAPNLASDVIRAPRELRGFAQVALAPGETMTIEIAYAEHAFHVFDAAAGDWRVIGGDYAVLVGASSRDIRLRYPLAVAGERMPDAVASDLPHYVTGHVANVDADEYAALLGRELPDTNWRADRLLTRDDIVAQTRGRGGFASVLYGLIDGTSRLLMRLGRPLAANNTRFALDLPFRSIARLSGGSVTDDMIDGLLIAVNGRFWRGAKHFIGAWRTHRRTARTRTKKED from the coding sequence ATGGGCACTCCAGGCAAAGACGACGCGCGCATCGCGCAGATGACGCTGGCCGAGAAGGCATCCCTCACCTCCGGCGCGAACTTCTGGAACACGAAGTCCATCGACCGTCTCGACGTGCCTGGCATCATGCTGACGGACGGTCCGCACGGGCTGCGCAAGCAGGGTGGCGCCGCCGACCATCTCGGCCTCAACGCCAGCATCCCCGCCACGTGCTTCCCGACAGCCGCCGCGCTTGCAAACAGCTGGGATCGCGAGCTCGTGCACACCGTCGGCGCCACTCTCGGCGCTGAAGCGGCCGCAGAGCACGTGAGTGTTCTGCTCGGCCCCGGCCTGAACATCAAGCGCAACCCGCTCGCCGGGCGCAACTTCGAGTACTTCTCGGAGGACCCGCTGCTGGCAGGCTCGCTGGCCGGTGCTCTGGTGCGGGGCATCCAATCTCGAGGCGTCGCGGCGAGCGTCAAGCACTTCGCCGTGAACAGCCAGGAGACGCATCGCATGAGCGTCGACGAGATCGTCGACGAGCGCGCCCTTCACGAGATCTACCTCGAGGGCTTCCGCATCGCCATCAACGAAGGCGATGCGTGGACCGTGATGAGCGCGTACAACCGCGTCAACGGCGAGTACGCCAACGAGAATGCGCATCTGCTGGACGAGATCCTGCGCAGGCGCTGGGGCTTCGACGGCTTGGTGGTCACCGACTGGGGCGGCAACAACGACCGCATCGCGGGCCTCAGGGCCGGCAACGCACTGGAGATGCCCTCGACCGACGGCGTCACCGATCGCGAGGTCATCCGGGCCGTCGAGAGCGGCGCGCTGGATGAAGCCGTGCTCGACGCCCGAGTAGGCGAGCTGCTCACTCTCATCGAGCGCACCACCTCAGCCGCGGTCGAGGCAGTCGACGACGACGCGCACCACGAGCTCGCTGTCGAGGCCGCGCGGCGCTCGATCGTGCTGCTGAAGAACGACGACGGCATCCTGCCGCTGCGATCGGATGCCCGGCGCATCGCCGTCATCGGCGACTTCGCCGCCCACCCGCGCTATCAGGGCGCCGGCAGCTCGCTCGTGAACCCGACCAGGGTCGACTCGGCACTGGATGCGCTGCGGACTTCCGGTCTCGACGTCATCGGATACGAGGCGGGCTTCAGGCGGATGGACCGCAAGTCCAGCGGCCGCCTTCGTCGTGCCGTGCGGCTCGCGCAGCGCGCCGACACCGTGCTGCTGTTCCTCGGCCTGGATGAATCGGCCGAGGCTGAGGGCGTCGACCGTGCTCATATGCGTCTCGCCCAGAACCAGCTCGCCCTCGTGCGCGAACTCACCGCGCTCGACGTGCCGATCATCGTGGTGCTCGCCGGCGGTGCTCCGGTGGAGCTTCCGTTCGCAGATGACGTCGCCGCGCTCGTGCACTCCTCACTGGCAGGTCAGGGCGGCGGCCGTGCCGTCGTCGACGTGCTGACTGGCGCAGTGAACCCCAGTGGACGCCTCGCCGAAACCTTCCCGGTGAGGTACGAGGATGTGCCGTCGGCGGCATCCTTCGGCAGGACCGAGGCCACCAGCGAGCACCGCGAGCACATCTACGTCGGCTACCGCTATTTCGACAAGGTCGGGATGCCGGTGCGCTTTCCCTTCGGGCACGGGCTGAGCTACACGACGTTCGAGTACACAGCGCTCGCCGCGGGGCCATCTTCCGCCCGGGTCACGGTGACCAACACGGGCGACGTCGCGGGAACCGAGACGGTGCAGCTGTACATCGAGGCGCCGAACCTGGCATCCGACGTCATCCGCGCGCCGCGAGAGCTGCGCGGCTTCGCCCAGGTCGCGCTCGCCCCTGGCGAGACGATGACCATCGAGATCGCGTACGCCGAGCATGCCTTCCATGTCTTCGACGCCGCAGCGGGGGACTGGCGCGTGATCGGCGGCGACTACGCGGTGCTGGTCGGTGCGTCCTCGCGCGACATCCGGCTGCGCTATCCGCTCGCCGTCGCCGGAGAGCGGATGCCCGATGCGGTGGCATCCGACCTTCCGCACTACGTGACCGGCCACGTCGCGAACGTCGACGCCGACGAGTACGCCGCACTGCTCGGCCGCGAACTGCCAGACACGAACTGGCGGGCCGATCGTCTCCTGACCCGCGACGACATCGTCGCGCAGACCAGAGGCCGCGGCGGATTCGCGAGCGTGCTGTACGGACTCATCGACGGCACGAGCCGCCTGCTCATGCGGCTCGGCCGCCCGCTGGCCGCCAACAACACCCGCTTCGCGCTCGACCTGCCGTTCCGCTCGATCGCGCGCCTCTCAGGCGGATCGGTCACCGACGACATGATCGACGGACTGCTGATCGCCGTCAACGGCCGATTCTGGCGCGGTGCGAAGCACTTCATCGGCGCCTGGCGCACCCACAGACGAACCGCGCGGACGCGGACGAAGAAAGAGGACTGA
- the nrdH gene encoding glutaredoxin-like protein NrdH, producing the protein MSITVYTKPSCVQCNATYRALDAKGIEYEIHDLSEDATALEQVKALGYMSAPVVVTDEGHWSGFRPDKIDELAARLA; encoded by the coding sequence ATGTCGATCACGGTCTACACAAAGCCTTCCTGCGTTCAGTGCAACGCCACCTATCGCGCCCTTGACGCGAAGGGCATCGAATACGAGATCCACGACCTGTCCGAGGACGCCACTGCACTCGAGCAGGTGAAGGCGCTCGGCTACATGTCAGCACCCGTCGTCGTGACCGACGAGGGACACTGGTCGGGCTTCCGCCCCGACAAGATCGACGAGCTCGCAGCTCGCCTCGCCTGA